Proteins encoded together in one Sphingomonas radiodurans window:
- the rpsH gene encoding 30S ribosomal protein S8, whose translation MAVTDPLGDLLTRIRNGQRAKKDSVLSPASKLRTRVLDVLQREGYIRGYSDEEMGPVKGVRIELKYFEGQPAIKHVARVSKPGRRIYSGSNDLPRVMNGLGITIVSTPRGVLSDAEAREQNVGGEVLAEVF comes from the coding sequence ATGGCAGTGACCGATCCCCTGGGTGACCTGCTCACCCGCATCCGCAACGGGCAGCGCGCGAAGAAGGACTCCGTCCTCTCGCCAGCGTCCAAGCTGCGGACCCGCGTGCTCGACGTGCTTCAGCGCGAAGGCTACATCCGTGGCTACAGCGATGAAGAGATGGGCCCCGTCAAGGGCGTCCGCATTGAGCTCAAGTATTTCGAAGGGCAGCCGGCTATTAAGCACGTCGCGCGCGTTTCGAAGCCTGGCCGCCGCATCTACAGTGGGTCGAACGACCTGCCGCGAGTGATGAACGGCTTGGGTATCACGATCGTCTCGACGCCGCGCGGCGTGCTCTCGGATGCCGAAGCACGCGAGCAGAACGTCGGTGGCGAAGTGCTGGCGGAGGTATTCTGA
- the rpsN gene encoding 30S ribosomal protein S14 — protein MAKLSSVNKNERRKKMVKQYAPKWAKLKAAANDQSLDETERLIARLKMAELPRNSNPTRVRNRCEITGRPRAYYRKFRLARVMLRDLANKGLIPGLTKSSW, from the coding sequence ATGGCGAAACTGAGTTCCGTAAATAAGAATGAGCGGCGCAAGAAGATGGTCAAGCAGTACGCCCCCAAGTGGGCGAAGCTGAAGGCCGCGGCGAACGATCAGTCGCTCGACGAGACCGAGCGTCTCATCGCGCGCCTGAAGATGGCCGAACTGCCGCGCAATTCGAACCCGACGCGGGTGCGCAACCGTTGCGAGATCACCGGTCGGCCGCGCGCTTATTATCGCAAGTTCCGTCTTGCCCGCGTCATGCTGCGCGATCTGGCCAACAAGGGCCTGATCCCCGGTCTGACGAAGTCGAGCTGGTAA
- the rplE gene encoding 50S ribosomal protein L5: MTEKFGYKNVLEVPRIEKIVLNMGVGEATQDKKRVDQAASEMELIAGQKPVITKAKKSIAQFKLREGMPIGVKVTLRRDRMYEFLDRFITIALPRVRDFRGLNPKSFDGRGNYACGLKEQIVFPEINYDRIDKVRGMDVIVTTSARTDDEARELLRLFGFPFPRDEADEEKKAA, from the coding sequence ATGACCGAGAAGTTCGGCTACAAGAACGTGCTCGAAGTGCCGCGGATCGAGAAGATCGTGCTCAACATGGGCGTCGGTGAGGCGACCCAGGACAAGAAGCGCGTCGATCAGGCCGCTTCCGAGATGGAGCTGATCGCAGGTCAGAAGCCGGTGATCACGAAGGCGAAGAAGTCGATCGCGCAGTTCAAGCTGCGTGAAGGCATGCCGATCGGCGTGAAGGTTACCCTTCGCCGTGATCGCATGTACGAGTTTCTCGATCGCTTCATCACGATCGCGCTGCCGCGCGTTCGCGATTTCCGTGGGCTCAACCCGAAGAGCTTCGATGGTCGTGGCAATTATGCCTGCGGGCTCAAGGAGCAGATCGTGTTCCCGGAAATCAACTATGACCGCATCGATAAGGTGCGCGGCATGGACGTGATTGTCACGACGAGTGCACGGACCGACGACGAGGCGCGCGAGCTGCTGCGTCTGTTCGGCTTCCCGTTCCCGCGGGACGAGGCCGACGAAGAAAAGAAGGCGGCGTGA
- the rplX gene encoding 50S ribosomal protein L24 produces MAAAKIKKGDQVIVLSGKDKGKTGTVTASMPKDGKVIVGGINVATRHSKPTQGDPQGGLKRFEAPMHASKVAHVTADGKPTRVRFEMQDGKKVRIAVKTGEKIGG; encoded by the coding sequence ATGGCTGCCGCGAAGATCAAGAAGGGTGACCAGGTCATCGTCCTGTCCGGCAAGGACAAGGGCAAGACGGGCACCGTCACCGCCTCCATGCCGAAGGACGGCAAGGTCATCGTCGGCGGCATCAACGTCGCGACGCGCCACTCGAAGCCGACGCAGGGCGACCCGCAGGGCGGCCTGAAGCGCTTCGAAGCGCCAATGCATGCCTCGAAGGTTGCGCACGTGACGGCCGATGGCAAGCCGACGCGCGTCCGTTTCGAAATGCAGGACGGCAAAAAGGTCCGCATTGCGGTCAAGACCGGGGAGAAGATCGGTGGCTGA
- the rplN gene encoding 50S ribosomal protein L14, with protein sequence MIQMQSNLDVADNSGAKRVQCIKVLGGSKRRVAGVGDIIVVSIKEAQPRGKVKKGDVHRAVIVRTAKDIHRADGSTIRFDSNAAVLVNKNEEPIGTRIFGPVVRELRGKKHMKIISLAPEVL encoded by the coding sequence ATGATCCAGATGCAGTCCAATCTCGACGTCGCTGACAACAGCGGCGCGAAGCGGGTGCAGTGCATCAAGGTGCTTGGCGGGTCCAAGCGCCGGGTTGCCGGTGTGGGCGACATCATCGTCGTCTCCATCAAGGAAGCGCAGCCGCGTGGCAAAGTGAAGAAGGGCGACGTTCACCGCGCCGTCATCGTGCGTACCGCGAAGGACATTCATCGGGCGGACGGTTCGACCATCCGTTTCGATTCGAACGCCGCGGTGCTGGTCAACAAGAACGAGGAGCCGATCGGCACCCGTATTTTTGGCCCGGTCGTGCGCGAGCTGCGCGGCAAGAAGCACATGAAGATCATCAGCCTTGCGCCGGAGGTGCTGTAA
- the rpsQ gene encoding 30S ribosomal protein S17: protein MPKRVLTGLIVSDKGDKTVVVNVERKVKHPLYGKIIRRSKKYHAHDETNEFKQGETVRIEETAPISKLKTWKVVDRVNTHATPERVEIDEPATA from the coding sequence ATGCCAAAGCGCGTGCTGACCGGGCTGATCGTTTCCGACAAGGGCGACAAGACGGTGGTGGTGAATGTCGAGCGCAAGGTGAAGCACCCGCTCTACGGCAAGATCATCCGTCGCTCGAAGAAGTATCATGCTCACGACGAGACGAATGAGTTCAAGCAGGGCGAGACGGTTCGGATCGAAGAGACAGCTCCGATCTCCAAGCTGAAGACCTGGAAGGTTGTCGACCGGGTTAACACCCATGCGACGCCAGAGCGGGTCGAGATCGACGAGCCGGCAACGGCGTAA
- the rpmC gene encoding 50S ribosomal protein L29 — protein sequence MAKKIEYNGQSDDQLSDALGNLKREQFNLRFQAATNQLEKPSRVREVRKDIARIKTLQSQRSAATGK from the coding sequence ATGGCTAAGAAGATCGAATATAATGGCCAGTCGGACGATCAATTGTCCGACGCGCTGGGCAACCTGAAGCGCGAGCAGTTTAACCTGCGCTTTCAGGCGGCGACCAACCAGCTCGAAAAGCCGAGCCGCGTGCGTGAGGTCCGCAAGGACATTGCCCGCATCAAGACCCTCCAGTCGCAGCGTAGTGCTGCGACCGGCAAGTAA
- the rplP gene encoding 50S ribosomal protein L16: MLQPKRTKFRKAFKGRISGDAKGGTALNFGAYGLKALEPERITARQIEAARRAITRHIKRQGRLWIRIFPDLPVSGKPAEVRMGKGKGSPEFWAARVKPGRILFELDGVPGPLAAEAFERAAMKLPIKTKVVARLGDTTHLGGE; the protein is encoded by the coding sequence GTGCTACAACCGAAGCGCACCAAGTTCCGCAAGGCGTTCAAGGGCCGCATCAGCGGCGACGCTAAGGGCGGCACCGCGCTCAACTTCGGGGCCTATGGCCTGAAGGCGCTGGAGCCCGAGCGGATCACCGCGCGTCAGATCGAGGCGGCTCGCCGCGCGATCACGCGTCACATCAAGCGCCAGGGCCGGCTCTGGATCCGGATTTTCCCGGATCTTCCGGTGTCGGGCAAGCCGGCCGAAGTCCGCATGGGTAAGGGCAAGGGTTCGCCCGAGTTCTGGGCCGCACGCGTCAAGCCGGGTCGTATCCTGTTCGAGCTCGACGGGGTTCCGGGTCCGCTTGCTGCCGAGGCGTTCGAGCGCGCGGCGATGAAGCTCCCGATCAAGACCAAGGTCGTGGCTCGTCTCGGCGACACCACGCATCTCGGAGGCGAGTGA
- the rpsC gene encoding 30S ribosomal protein S3, translated as MGHKSNPIGLRLQINRTWDSRWYADGADYGRLLLEDLKIRTHIMKTLPQAAISKVVIERPAKLCRISIFAARPGVIIGKKGTDIEKLRKTIGSMTSSDVSLNIVEIRKPEVDAKLVAQGIADQLERRIAFRRAMKRAVQSAMRLGADGIRVACGGRLGGAEIARSESYREGRVPLHTLRANMDYAEAQAHTAYGVCGVKVWIFKGEILGHDPMAFDRLMMEAQTSGVRPARDDRR; from the coding sequence ATGGGTCATAAGAGCAACCCGATCGGTCTGCGCCTGCAGATCAACCGCACGTGGGACAGCCGCTGGTACGCCGACGGCGCCGACTATGGTCGCCTGCTGCTTGAGGATCTGAAGATCCGCACGCACATCATGAAGACGCTGCCGCAGGCTGCGATCTCCAAGGTGGTGATCGAGCGTCCGGCCAAGCTGTGCCGCATTTCCATCTTTGCCGCACGTCCGGGCGTGATCATCGGCAAGAAGGGCACCGATATCGAGAAGCTGCGCAAGACGATCGGTTCGATGACGAGTTCGGACGTCTCGCTCAACATCGTCGAGATCCGCAAGCCGGAAGTCGATGCCAAGCTCGTTGCGCAGGGCATCGCCGATCAGCTCGAGCGTCGTATCGCTTTCCGTCGCGCCATGAAGCGTGCGGTGCAGTCGGCGATGCGGCTGGGTGCTGATGGCATCCGCGTCGCGTGCGGCGGTCGCCTTGGCGGCGCCGAGATCGCGCGTTCGGAAAGCTATCGCGAGGGCCGGGTGCCGCTGCACACGCTGCGCGCCAACATGGACTATGCCGAGGCCCAGGCGCACACCGCTTATGGCGTGTGCGGTGTGAAGGTCTGGATCTTCAAGGGCGAGATCCTCGGCCATGATCCGATGGCGTTCGATCGGTTGATGATGGAGGCTCAGACCTCCGGCGTGCGTCCTGCGCGCGACGACCGTCGCTAA
- the rplV gene encoding 50S ribosomal protein L22 translates to MSKPKSPRKVGDKEALSVGTQIRGSAQKLGLVAALIRGKKAGDALNILTFSTKGMAVDARKVLASAIANAENNHNLDVDALVVAEASVGKSITMKRFATRGRGKSTRILKPFSRLRIVVREQEEA, encoded by the coding sequence ATGAGCAAGCCTAAGTCCCCCCGCAAGGTCGGCGACAAGGAAGCCTTGTCGGTCGGTACGCAGATCCGTGGTTCGGCGCAGAAGCTGGGCCTGGTTGCGGCGCTGATCCGTGGCAAGAAGGCCGGCGACGCGTTGAACATCCTGACCTTCTCGACGAAGGGCATGGCGGTCGATGCGCGCAAGGTTCTCGCCTCCGCGATTGCCAATGCCGAGAACAACCACAACCTCGACGTCGACGCACTCGTCGTTGCCGAGGCGTCGGTTGGCAAGTCGATCACTATGAAGCGGTTCGCGACGCGCGGCCGCGGCAAGTCCACCCGCATTCTCAAGCCGTTCTCGCGGCTGCGGATTGTCGTGCGCGAGCAGGAAGAAGCCTAA
- the rpsS gene encoding 30S ribosomal protein S19, with translation MARSVWKGPFVDLHLLKKAEVAQDQNGRTGPIKTWSRRSTILPQFVGLTFSVYNGRKFVPVSVNEDMVGMKLGEFAPTRYFPGHAADKKGKR, from the coding sequence ATGGCTCGCTCCGTCTGGAAGGGTCCGTTCGTGGACCTTCATCTGCTGAAGAAGGCAGAAGTGGCGCAGGACCAGAACGGTCGCACCGGCCCGATCAAGACCTGGTCGCGTCGTTCGACGATCCTGCCGCAGTTCGTCGGCCTTACGTTCAGCGTCTATAATGGTCGCAAGTTCGTGCCGGTTTCGGTCAATGAAGATATGGTCGGCATGAAGCTGGGTGAGTTCGCGCCGACGCGCTATTTCCCAGGCCACGCCGCCGACAAGAAGGGCAAGCGCTGA